A stretch of Brassica napus cultivar Da-Ae chromosome C6, Da-Ae, whole genome shotgun sequence DNA encodes these proteins:
- the LOC125588982 gene encoding heavy metal-associated isoprenylated plant protein 30 isoform X2 — translation MCCSGCERVVKHAIYKLRGVDSVEVNLELERVTVVGYVERKKVLKAVRRAGKRAEFWPYPDMPRYFTSSDHYFKDTTREFRESYNYYRHGYNLSDRHGHIHVTNRGDDKVSNFFNDDNVHACRLM, via the exons ATGTGCTGCAGTGGATGCGAGAGGGTAGTCAAGCATGCCATTTACAAGTTGAGAG GAGTGGACTCGGTGGAGGTGAACCTGGAGTTGGAGAGAGTGACGGTGGTTGGGTACGTGGAGAGGAAGAAGGTGCTGAAGGCGGTGAGAAGAGCCGGGAAGCGAGCGGAGTTCTGGCCTTACCCGGACATGCCTCGCTACTTCACTTCCTCGGACCACTACTTCAAAGACACAACCCGCGAATTCAGGGAAAGCTACAACTACTACCGCCACGGCTACAACCTCAGCGACCGTCATGGTCATATCCACGTCACTAACCGTGGCGACGACAAAGTCAGCAACTTCTTTAACGACGACAACGTCCACGCTTGTCGCCTTATGTAA
- the LOC125588982 gene encoding heavy metal-associated isoprenylated plant protein 30 isoform X1: MGLRSIISTITYGLFLGYPHKKPKVKSVSHLNYYHTMPKARPLSLQTIDLKVRMCCSGCERVVKHAIYKLRGVDSVEVNLELERVTVVGYVERKKVLKAVRRAGKRAEFWPYPDMPRYFTSSDHYFKDTTREFRESYNYYRHGYNLSDRHGHIHVTNRGDDKVSNFFNDDNVHACRLM, translated from the exons ATGGGTTTGAGGTCCATCATATCGACCATCACCTACGGTTTGTTTCTTGGCTATCCACACAAGAAGCCAAAGGTCAAAAGTGTGAGCCACCTCAACTATTACCACACCATGCCAAAGGCTCGTCCACTTTCTTTACAG ACGATAGACCTAAAAGTACGGATGTGCTGCAGTGGATGCGAGAGGGTAGTCAAGCATGCCATTTACAAGTTGAGAG GAGTGGACTCGGTGGAGGTGAACCTGGAGTTGGAGAGAGTGACGGTGGTTGGGTACGTGGAGAGGAAGAAGGTGCTGAAGGCGGTGAGAAGAGCCGGGAAGCGAGCGGAGTTCTGGCCTTACCCGGACATGCCTCGCTACTTCACTTCCTCGGACCACTACTTCAAAGACACAACCCGCGAATTCAGGGAAAGCTACAACTACTACCGCCACGGCTACAACCTCAGCGACCGTCATGGTCATATCCACGTCACTAACCGTGGCGACGACAAAGTCAGCAACTTCTTTAACGACGACAACGTCCACGCTTGTCGCCTTATGTAA